A part of Halobaculum sp. MBLA0143 genomic DNA contains:
- a CDS encoding ArsR/SmtB family transcription factor, whose amino-acid sequence MADLFPERRDHDAPEEPRVVGVDGDDADAVLSALSADTARSILTALHEEPATASELADRVDTTLQNVQYHLDSLDDAGLVHEADTVYSEKGREMTVYGPADRALVVVAGREEETSGLRGALKRLLGGLAPLAVVAAAAEWLLDGPFAPDLAGTGDAGDYAISAASTEAADGAVDAGPTLLDSLSSSPGVLLFLGGVVALVAATSVAALARRRR is encoded by the coding sequence ATGGCCGACCTGTTTCCCGAACGGCGCGACCACGACGCACCCGAGGAGCCGCGCGTGGTCGGCGTGGACGGCGACGACGCCGACGCGGTGTTGTCGGCGCTGTCGGCCGACACGGCCCGCAGCATCCTCACCGCTCTCCACGAAGAGCCCGCGACTGCGAGTGAACTCGCCGACCGGGTCGACACCACGCTCCAGAACGTCCAGTACCACCTCGACAGCTTAGACGACGCCGGGCTCGTCCACGAGGCCGACACGGTGTACTCGGAGAAGGGCCGCGAGATGACGGTGTACGGCCCGGCCGACCGGGCGTTGGTGGTCGTCGCCGGCCGCGAGGAGGAGACGAGCGGGCTCCGGGGCGCACTGAAGCGACTGCTGGGCGGGCTCGCGCCGTTGGCGGTCGTGGCGGCTGCCGCCGAGTGGCTGCTCGACGGCCCGTTCGCGCCGGACCTGGCGGGGACGGGCGACGCCGGGGATTACGCCATCTCTGCGGCCTCGACGGAGGCGGCCGACGGTGCCGTCGACGCCGGGCCGACGCTGCTCGACAGCCTAAGCAGCTCCCCCGGGGTGTTGTTGTTCCTCGGCGGCGTGGTGGCGCTCGTCGCGGCGACGAGCGTCGCGGCGTTGGCGCGGCGGCGACGCTGA
- a CDS encoding peroxidase family protein → MASHTHLTGRVVQPPTGPVAGVTVELVVDSETVASDETDDDGGFTLHVDEAPTMESTLVVDDRIEESVTVADDGGTVDPVVLPPDGDAGPSHHGHRPSPGAMKLMTASYADDVSGGIHGSVEQRGLTETPRRPAASGLGRFERLFDFLPAATHDVAFLEALGGPNGPMNLGDEERPERRDFPPAGYVFYGQFIDHDVTLDTTSSLDRQVDPAALRNFRTPGLDLDNVYGAGREVDRHLYQNGDPGAAQNDEHKLLVGPDTDGTLADLPRNAQGVALIGDPRNDENQILSQLHVSMLGAHNRIVDRLADERAGESAASLEEASQLLRWHHQYLVVNDFLPRVCQETVLDDVLENGRELFTVPDGEQRYVPVEFAGAAYRYGHSRIEETYRLNEGLEADLFQGEPHLRGGRRLQGDRRIDWSYFFDLEGTQFEGAADDEDLQRVAPIDRRLPESLLRLPMFADEGAVASLATRNLLRGRRLGLPSGQAAARAVDAEVFTADDLGYDDDVAAVRRESGVEPGDPETPLWYYVLAEAEVANGGARLGPVGSRIVAETLLGLVDESRASYRTVQPNWTPAHVDELPFDEEMGVGELLAFGADARC, encoded by the coding sequence ATGGCGAGCCACACACACTTGACGGGGCGTGTCGTCCAGCCGCCGACCGGGCCGGTCGCGGGCGTCACGGTGGAACTGGTCGTCGACAGCGAGACGGTTGCGAGCGACGAGACGGACGACGACGGGGGGTTCACGCTCCACGTCGACGAGGCGCCGACGATGGAGTCGACACTGGTCGTCGACGACAGGATCGAGGAGTCGGTGACGGTCGCGGACGACGGCGGCACGGTGGACCCGGTCGTGCTGCCCCCGGACGGCGACGCGGGGCCGTCTCACCACGGACACCGACCCTCTCCGGGGGCGATGAAGCTGATGACGGCGTCGTACGCGGACGACGTGAGCGGCGGCATCCACGGCAGCGTCGAGCAGCGTGGACTGACGGAGACCCCCCGGCGGCCGGCGGCGTCCGGGCTCGGTCGGTTCGAGCGACTGTTCGACTTCCTGCCGGCGGCGACCCACGACGTAGCGTTCTTGGAGGCGCTGGGCGGTCCGAACGGACCGATGAACCTCGGCGACGAGGAACGGCCGGAGCGACGCGACTTCCCGCCGGCGGGGTACGTGTTCTACGGTCAGTTCATCGACCACGACGTGACCTTGGACACGACCTCCAGTCTCGACCGCCAGGTCGACCCGGCCGCCCTCCGGAACTTCCGGACCCCCGGACTCGACTTGGACAACGTGTACGGCGCCGGCCGCGAGGTCGACCGTCACCTCTACCAGAACGGTGACCCGGGCGCCGCACAGAACGACGAACACAAGCTCCTCGTCGGCCCGGACACGGACGGCACCCTCGCGGACCTCCCGCGCAACGCCCAGGGGGTGGCACTGATCGGCGACCCACGCAACGACGAGAACCAGATCCTCTCACAGCTCCACGTCTCGATGCTGGGCGCTCACAACCGGATCGTCGACCGGCTGGCCGACGAACGTGCCGGCGAGTCGGCGGCGTCGCTGGAGGAGGCCAGCCAACTCCTCCGGTGGCACCACCAGTACCTCGTCGTGAACGACTTCCTCCCGCGGGTGTGCCAGGAGACGGTGCTGGACGACGTGTTGGAGAACGGCCGGGAGTTGTTCACCGTCCCCGACGGGGAGCAGCGGTACGTTCCCGTCGAGTTCGCCGGCGCGGCGTACCGCTACGGCCACAGCCGGATCGAGGAGACGTACCGACTCAACGAGGGGCTCGAGGCCGATCTGTTCCAGGGTGAGCCACACCTCCGTGGGGGCCGCCGACTCCAGGGCGACCGCCGGATCGACTGGTCGTACTTCTTCGACCTGGAGGGGACCCAGTTCGAGGGGGCGGCGGACGACGAGGACCTCCAACGTGTGGCCCCCATCGACCGACGGCTGCCGGAGAGTCTGCTCCGCCTGCCGATGTTCGCCGACGAGGGGGCGGTCGCGTCGCTGGCGACCCGTAACCTCCTGCGGGGTCGTCGGCTGGGGCTCCCGTCCGGCCAGGCGGCCGCGCGGGCGGTGGACGCCGAGGTGTTCACCGCCGACGACCTCGGGTACGACGACGACGTCGCGGCCGTCAGACGGGAGTCCGGCGTCGAGCCGGGCGACCCGGAGACGCCGTTGTGGTACTACGTGCTCGCGGAGGCGGAGGTGGCCAACGGCGGCGCCCGGCTCGGCCCGGTCGGCAGCCGGATCGTCGCCGAGACGCTGCTGGGGCTGGTCGACGAGAGCCGGGCCTCCTACCGCACCGTGCAACCGAACTGGACGCCTGCCCACGTCGACGAGCTCCCGTTCGACGAGGAGATGGGGGTGGGTGAACTGTTGGCGTTCGGCGCGGACGCTCGGTGCTGA
- a CDS encoding proteasome-activating nucleotidase → MSRSPSLPERPRLDLDPEMSDQERLDAMQKHFARIVQVNEELDDRLEDAESRRNGLREEVDELKRRNEALKTSSLYVATVEELTDDGVVIKQHGNNQEVLTEVSAERADNLEAGDRVAINDSFSIQTVLDDETDARAQAMEVDGSPEVVYDDIGGIDEQVREVREAVEDPLVNADQFREVGVEPPSGVLLHGPPGTGKTMLAKAVANETDATFIKMAGSELVRKFIGEGARLVRDLFELAAEREPAVIFIDEIDAVAAKRTDSKTSGDAEVQRTMMQLLSEMDGFEDRGEVRIIAATNRFDMLDEAILRPGRFDRLIEVPKPGPEGREKILEIHTRDMSVADDVGFADIAAELDDYSGADLNALTTEAGMFAIRDSRSEVRRQDFEDARDKVEDDEEGALADQLRPYQY, encoded by the coding sequence ATGTCACGGAGCCCTTCTCTCCCGGAGCGCCCTCGTCTGGATCTGGATCCGGAGATGAGCGACCAGGAACGGCTCGACGCGATGCAGAAGCACTTCGCTCGGATCGTCCAGGTGAACGAGGAACTGGACGACCGTCTGGAGGACGCAGAGTCTCGGCGGAACGGCCTCCGCGAGGAGGTAGACGAACTGAAGCGTCGCAACGAGGCGCTGAAGACCTCGTCGTTGTACGTCGCCACGGTCGAGGAGCTGACGGACGACGGTGTCGTCATCAAACAACACGGCAACAACCAGGAGGTGCTGACGGAAGTGTCGGCAGAGCGGGCCGACAACCTCGAGGCCGGCGACCGCGTCGCCATCAACGACTCCTTCTCTATCCAGACGGTGCTGGACGACGAGACGGACGCTCGTGCTCAGGCGATGGAAGTCGACGGCTCTCCCGAAGTGGTGTACGACGATATCGGCGGGATCGACGAGCAGGTCCGCGAGGTGCGCGAGGCCGTCGAGGACCCGTTGGTCAACGCCGACCAGTTCCGCGAAGTGGGCGTGGAGCCGCCGAGCGGTGTGCTCCTCCACGGCCCGCCGGGGACGGGGAAGACGATGCTGGCCAAGGCGGTCGCCAACGAGACGGACGCCACGTTCATCAAGATGGCCGGCTCCGAGCTCGTCCGGAAGTTCATCGGCGAGGGCGCACGGCTCGTGCGTGACCTGTTCGAACTCGCCGCCGAACGCGAGCCGGCAGTCATCTTCATCGACGAGATCGACGCCGTCGCCGCCAAGCGGACGGACTCGAAGACCTCCGGCGACGCCGAGGTCCAACGGACGATGATGCAGCTGCTGTCGGAGATGGACGGGTTCGAGGACCGCGGCGAGGTGCGGATCATCGCCGCCACCAACCGGTTCGACATGTTGGACGAGGCGATTCTCCGGCCGGGTCGGTTCGACCGGCTCATCGAGGTGCCCAAGCCGGGCCCCGAGGGTCGCGAGAAGATCCTGGAGATCCACACCCGCGACATGAGCGTCGCGGACGACGTCGGGTTCGCGGACATCGCGGCCGAGCTGGACGACTACTCCGGGGCGGACCTCAACGCGCTCACGACGGAGGCGGGGATGTTCGCCATCCGCGACAGTCGTTCGGAGGTGCGTCGCCAGGACTTCGAGGACGCCCGCGACAAGGTGGAAGACGACGAGGAGGGGGCGCTGGCGGACCAGCTGCGACCGTACCAGTACTGA
- a CDS encoding L-threonylcarbamoyladenylate synthase: MSQIDAAAAAVRDGDAVVYPTETVYGLGADATDPEAVRRVFELKGRDRSKPLSAAFPDVETALAAVEAGERARALMEAFLPGPVTVVVRRGPSFPDVLTAGSDRVGVRVPANDAARELAARAGRPVTATSANRSGTGSVRDPAELAPELRDAVAVVADEGPTPGGESTVVDPERREVLRAGADADEIRAWLSED, from the coding sequence GTGAGCCAGATCGACGCGGCCGCGGCCGCCGTCCGCGACGGTGACGCGGTCGTCTACCCGACGGAGACGGTGTACGGGCTGGGTGCCGACGCGACGGACCCCGAGGCGGTCCGCCGCGTGTTCGAACTGAAGGGGCGCGACCGGTCGAAGCCGTTGTCGGCCGCGTTCCCGGACGTCGAGACCGCGCTCGCGGCCGTCGAGGCCGGCGAGCGCGCCCGGGCACTGATGGAGGCGTTCCTCCCCGGACCGGTGACGGTGGTCGTCCGGCGCGGGCCGTCGTTTCCGGACGTGTTGACGGCCGGAAGCGACCGCGTCGGTGTCCGCGTCCCGGCCAACGACGCCGCCCGCGAACTGGCCGCCCGCGCCGGCCGTCCCGTGACGGCGACCAGCGCCAACCGCTCTGGCACCGGGAGCGTCCGAGACCCGGCGGAGCTGGCCCCGGAGCTCCGCGACGCCGTCGCGGTCGTCGCCGACGAGGGACCGACCCCCGGCGGGGAGAGCACCGTCGTCGACCCGGAGCGCCGGGAGGTGCTCCGTGCCGGCGCCGACGCCGACGAGATTCGCGCCTGGCTGTCGGAAGACTGA
- a CDS encoding DUF2070 family protein, with product MTSSQSNLAGLSRFVFRAPSWYRSVAIALLLAAAAGVAAFASPDAGQVWRGVLFVGRDAWQGVFFVGIPTVVAGLGTAWVDRVVGGQLTRDRSMLLALACEVVLVAVLALAGVAVYLTPLQQQFVFDTLVVALASVFALRLLVIAAVSRSSLTLSAVPASIQTLASAVLLFVYSGTLRAIELGVPLQRAYVTTYLSRADEAPPELSVISPEHFLLLGVTCVLYAGAVYGFLYVVDRPWRESLGVSVLDFIQGFVGHIADGSRELETFFEQMGEEAVVPVTVLSVRRPDGTETARWVLPMIHPGPMGEIGGGNLPVRVAEETDGLGFPPHATAGHDFNLVTEREVDRLLDAAERAGRKLEFTDRATPSVRTAAGEASILGQAFGDDALMTATFAPGFADDVEYAVGLSAAAEARTNGLDDVMLADAHNSNNGLEGPDLGHVTPGSTRSFDMMAAAGDAGDRLATAPRSELAVGVGHVETEWEPEQGVGPLGVRTMVTEVSDQRTAYVLVDGNNMEPGLRGEIVDALDDFDEVEVLTTDTHVVNTVEAENQVGDVLPWADVIEAVRRATDDAVADLAPAEVGIATEHAEVTVFGNDRTETLASHANAAVQMGGALAAVVVLASLAVSALLFFLA from the coding sequence ATGACGTCCTCACAGAGCAACCTGGCGGGGCTGTCTCGGTTCGTGTTCCGGGCCCCGTCCTGGTACCGGAGCGTCGCGATAGCGCTCCTGCTGGCGGCAGCCGCGGGGGTCGCGGCCTTCGCCAGCCCGGACGCCGGGCAGGTGTGGCGCGGTGTCCTGTTCGTCGGACGGGACGCGTGGCAGGGGGTGTTCTTCGTCGGCATCCCGACGGTCGTCGCCGGCCTCGGGACGGCCTGGGTCGACAGGGTCGTCGGCGGCCAGCTCACCCGCGACCGGTCGATGCTGTTGGCACTGGCCTGTGAGGTGGTGCTCGTCGCGGTGCTGGCGTTGGCCGGGGTGGCAGTGTACCTCACGCCGCTCCAACAGCAGTTCGTGTTCGACACGCTGGTCGTGGCGCTGGCGTCCGTGTTCGCCCTCCGCCTGCTCGTGATCGCCGCCGTCTCCCGGTCGTCGCTGACGCTGTCGGCCGTCCCGGCGAGCATCCAGACGCTGGCCTCTGCGGTCCTGTTGTTCGTCTACAGCGGAACACTCCGGGCGATCGAACTGGGCGTGCCGCTCCAACGAGCGTACGTCACGACGTACCTCTCGCGGGCCGACGAGGCACCCCCGGAGCTGTCGGTGATCTCGCCGGAGCACTTCCTCCTGTTGGGGGTGACGTGTGTGCTGTACGCCGGCGCGGTGTACGGCTTCCTCTACGTCGTCGACCGGCCCTGGCGGGAGTCGCTCGGCGTGTCCGTCCTGGACTTCATCCAGGGGTTCGTCGGCCACATCGCGGACGGCAGCCGCGAACTGGAGACGTTCTTCGAGCAGATGGGCGAGGAAGCGGTCGTCCCGGTGACGGTGTTGTCCGTCCGGCGACCGGACGGGACGGAGACCGCCCGGTGGGTGTTGCCGATGATCCACCCCGGACCGATGGGGGAGATCGGCGGCGGCAACCTCCCCGTCCGGGTGGCCGAGGAGACGGACGGACTGGGGTTCCCGCCACACGCCACCGCCGGCCACGACTTCAACCTCGTCACGGAACGCGAGGTGGATCGACTGTTGGACGCCGCCGAGCGGGCCGGGCGCAAACTGGAGTTCACCGACCGCGCCACCCCGAGCGTCCGGACGGCCGCCGGCGAGGCGTCGATCCTCGGCCAGGCGTTCGGCGACGACGCGCTCATGACCGCCACGTTCGCCCCGGGGTTCGCCGACGACGTGGAGTACGCCGTCGGACTGTCGGCCGCCGCCGAGGCCCGCACGAACGGGTTGGACGACGTGATGCTCGCGGACGCCCACAACTCCAACAACGGGCTGGAGGGACCGGACCTGGGTCACGTCACCCCGGGGTCCACCCGGTCGTTCGACATGATGGCCGCCGCCGGCGACGCCGGCGACCGACTGGCGACGGCGCCGCGGTCGGAGTTGGCCGTCGGCGTCGGGCACGTCGAGACGGAGTGGGAGCCGGAGCAGGGTGTCGGTCCGTTGGGCGTCCGCACGATGGTGACGGAGGTGAGCGACCAACGGACGGCGTACGTCCTCGTCGACGGCAACAACATGGAGCCGGGCCTGCGCGGCGAGATCGTCGACGCCCTCGACGACTTCGACGAGGTGGAGGTGTTGACGACGGACACCCACGTCGTCAACACCGTAGAGGCGGAGAATCAGGTGGGCGACGTCCTGCCGTGGGCGGACGTGATCGAGGCGGTCCGACGGGCCACGGACGACGCCGTCGCGGACCTGGCCCCGGCCGAGGTCGGGATAGCGACGGAACACGCGGAGGTGACCGTGTTCGGCAACGACCGCACGGAGACGCTGGCGAGCCACGCCAACGCCGCCGTCCAGATGGGCGGCGCCCTGGCGGCGGTCGTCGTCTTGGCGTCGCTCGCGGTGTCTGCGCTGTTGTTCTTCCTGGCGTGA
- a CDS encoding peptidoglycan DD-metalloendopeptidase family protein, whose translation MNLSSTRRTFLKTAATTAAVGAGTAGAATAAKSYDYLDPVFTTADLSVREGPGTSYARKAVADERTGGRVYEGPESADGYNWWRVDFSGDADNGPVTGWVAENWLSAADFACPMTGTVTDTYWACRPLDGCTRYHRAVDIANGGGTPITAAAGGTAEHRYDDGGYGNWLLIYHGNGWKTGYGHLQSFAVADGGTVSRGETVAYEGSTGSGSGPHLDFQVWDPNWSKRRCYYDDGESVVEGTGVPRAFF comes from the coding sequence ATGAATCTCAGCTCGACACGACGGACGTTCCTGAAGACGGCGGCGACGACGGCGGCCGTCGGCGCGGGAACGGCCGGGGCGGCGACGGCGGCGAAGAGCTACGACTACCTCGACCCGGTGTTCACCACGGCCGACCTCAGCGTCCGCGAGGGCCCGGGGACGAGCTACGCGCGGAAGGCGGTCGCGGACGAGCGGACCGGCGGTCGGGTGTACGAGGGGCCGGAGTCGGCAGACGGCTACAACTGGTGGCGAGTCGACTTCTCCGGCGACGCCGACAACGGCCCGGTGACGGGCTGGGTGGCCGAGAACTGGCTGTCGGCGGCCGACTTCGCGTGCCCGATGACGGGGACGGTGACGGACACCTACTGGGCCTGCCGGCCGTTGGACGGCTGCACCCGCTACCACCGCGCCGTCGACATCGCCAACGGCGGCGGCACTCCGATCACGGCCGCGGCCGGCGGCACCGCCGAACACCGCTACGACGACGGGGGGTACGGCAACTGGCTGCTGATCTACCACGGCAACGGCTGGAAGACCGGCTACGGTCACCTCCAGTCGTTCGCCGTCGCGGACGGCGGGACCGTCTCCCGGGGCGAGACGGTGGCGTACGAGGGGTCGACCGGTTCCGGCTCCGGCCCACACCTGGACTTCCAGGTGTGGGACCCGAACTGGTCGAAACGCCGTTGTTACTACGACGACGGGGAGTCCGTCGTCGAAGGGACCGGCGTCCCGCGGGCGTTCTTCTGA
- a CDS encoding cation diffusion facilitator family transporter, with protein MAGSRSVVIAALVANGAIAVLKFFAFLASGSPSMLSEAYHSVSDTGNQVFLLIGIRYSERSATRSHPFGYGKAQFFYSFLVSVLLFGIAGWESLKHGYEAVTAEGHGGGASDVVIAGVDFTALVPLSTFQLSVGVLVAAIAFESYAFRKASGELRSQIDEYGWSGIREAFRETSDVTTLTAYTEDAVALGGAAIALVGVIASHYTGNEIYDAVTALLIGALLMTFALALAWENKRLLLGESLSSSDEDRLRAVATDHDGVVGVDGLRSMFVGPATALVAADVSFDPTLDADEIDARIEAMEADLKGVDDRVSTVYIEAET; from the coding sequence ATGGCCGGAAGCAGATCCGTCGTGATCGCGGCACTCGTTGCGAACGGCGCTATCGCGGTGCTGAAGTTCTTCGCGTTTCTCGCGTCGGGGAGCCCTTCGATGCTGTCAGAGGCGTACCACTCCGTGTCGGACACGGGCAACCAAGTGTTCCTCCTGATCGGGATTCGGTACTCCGAGCGGTCGGCGACCCGGTCACACCCGTTCGGCTACGGGAAGGCACAGTTCTTCTACTCGTTCCTGGTGTCCGTGCTCCTGTTCGGCATCGCCGGGTGGGAGTCGCTGAAACACGGCTACGAGGCGGTCACCGCCGAGGGCCACGGCGGCGGCGCCAGCGACGTCGTGATCGCCGGCGTGGACTTCACCGCGCTCGTGCCGTTGTCGACGTTCCAGCTGAGCGTCGGGGTGTTGGTCGCCGCAATCGCGTTCGAGTCGTACGCCTTCCGGAAGGCGAGCGGGGAACTGCGCAGCCAGATCGACGAGTACGGCTGGAGCGGGATCCGGGAGGCGTTCCGGGAGACGAGCGACGTGACGACGCTCACGGCGTACACGGAAGACGCGGTCGCGCTGGGCGGGGCCGCCATCGCGCTCGTCGGGGTGATCGCCTCCCACTACACCGGCAACGAGATCTACGACGCCGTCACGGCGCTCCTGATCGGTGCCCTGCTGATGACGTTCGCACTGGCGCTGGCCTGGGAGAACAAACGGCTCCTGTTGGGGGAGTCGCTGTCGAGCAGCGACGAGGACCGGCTCCGAGCGGTCGCGACCGACCACGACGGCGTCGTCGGCGTCGACGGCCTCCGGTCGATGTTCGTCGGGCCGGCGACGGCGCTCGTCGCCGCCGACGTGAGCTTCGACCCGACGCTGGACGCCGACGAGATCGACGCCCGGATCGAGGCGATGGAGGCGGACCTGAAGGGTGTCGACGACCGGGTGTCGACCGTCTACATCGAAGCCGAGACGTGA
- a CDS encoding pyruvoyl-dependent arginine decarboxylase, with the protein MEVNVAAGLGRGPTELSAFDAALAGAGVADYNLVTVSSVLPADSHVRVVDSVPDLGPAGGRLTTVLAETAAPPTGTADGAAARPVAPADDPDLVAGLGWATGPGPGLFYEATGETTAAVRERLRRGLDAGAGLRDWTLPDRETLLAPAARAADAHVAAVVVAAYGTTERIGGPPRGGGDRSV; encoded by the coding sequence ATGGAGGTCAACGTCGCGGCCGGCCTCGGCCGCGGACCGACCGAACTCTCGGCGTTCGACGCCGCGCTCGCCGGCGCCGGCGTCGCCGACTACAACCTCGTGACGGTGTCGTCCGTCCTGCCGGCCGACAGCCACGTCCGGGTCGTCGACAGCGTCCCGGACCTGGGGCCTGCAGGCGGCCGGCTGACGACCGTGCTCGCGGAGACGGCGGCGCCGCCGACGGGGACCGCCGACGGAGCGGCCGCGCGTCCGGTCGCGCCGGCTGACGACCCCGACCTCGTCGCCGGGCTGGGGTGGGCGACCGGGCCGGGGCCGGGGCTGTTCTACGAGGCGACCGGGGAGACGACGGCGGCCGTCCGCGAACGGCTCCGTCGTGGGCTGGACGCCGGTGCTGGGCTGCGCGACTGGACGCTGCCGGACCGGGAGACGCTGCTGGCACCCGCGGCGCGCGCGGCCGACGCCCACGTCGCAGCAGTCGTCGTCGCCGCCTACGGGACCACCGAGCGCATCGGCGGACCGCCCCGTGGCGGCGGCGACCGAAGCGTGTGA
- a CDS encoding DUF5811 family protein: MNGNNPYAGQPGVVDAGQLEEVELTTDQKNALREAVANIVTRTESYLPDGYTVGSELGYGHDGPQATVAVRPPVGRAVSAGFSPSIEELTAGLDDEDREEVARGLAASAAVQVMNAVGDEIEPTGR, translated from the coding sequence ATGAACGGCAACAACCCCTACGCGGGGCAGCCAGGCGTCGTCGACGCCGGACAGCTGGAGGAAGTAGAGCTCACGACCGACCAGAAGAACGCCCTCCGGGAGGCGGTCGCCAACATCGTCACTCGAACGGAGTCGTACCTCCCGGACGGCTACACGGTCGGGTCGGAGCTCGGCTACGGCCACGACGGTCCGCAGGCGACCGTCGCCGTCCGCCCGCCGGTGGGTCGCGCCGTCAGCGCCGGCTTCTCGCCGAGCATCGAGGAGCTGACCGCCGGGCTGGACGACGAGGACCGCGAGGAGGTCGCGCGGGGGCTCGCCGCGAGCGCGGCCGTCCAGGTGATGAACGCCGTCGGCGACGAGATCGAGCCGACGGGTCGGTGA
- a CDS encoding metallophosphoesterase, with amino-acid sequence MLVAVSDTHGRAEHRLAGRTREAVAAADAVIHAGDFYTGDVLAAFESAADRLYGVVGNNDDATVRNRLPESRVVGYEGVTFAVRHRARSSTALSLFGREHDADAVVYGHSHDPGVETTDDLVLVNPGSHAQPRGNRQSHAEFEPRPGGGLDGRLVTVEGETFAEFTIEND; translated from the coding sequence GTGTTAGTCGCGGTCTCGGACACGCACGGGCGGGCGGAGCACAGACTGGCCGGTCGCACCCGCGAGGCGGTCGCGGCCGCAGACGCCGTGATCCACGCCGGCGACTTCTACACCGGCGACGTGCTCGCCGCCTTCGAGTCCGCCGCCGACCGGCTGTACGGCGTCGTCGGCAACAACGACGACGCGACCGTCCGGAACCGCCTCCCGGAGAGTCGGGTCGTCGGCTACGAGGGCGTGACCTTCGCCGTCCGCCACCGCGCCCGCTCGTCGACCGCGCTGTCGTTGTTCGGCCGCGAGCACGACGCCGACGCCGTCGTCTACGGTCACAGCCACGACCCCGGAGTGGAGACGACCGACGACCTCGTCTTGGTCAACCCCGGCAGCCACGCCCAGCCCCGCGGCAACCGACAGTCACACGCGGAGTTCGAGCCCCGACCCGGAGGCGGGCTGGACGGCCGACTCGTCACTGTCGAGGGAGAGACGTTCGCGGAGTTCACGATCGAGAACGACTGA